Within Micromonas commoda chromosome 9, complete sequence, the genomic segment ggaggaggaagaggaggaggttgTCGAGGAGCCAGCGCCGGAAATcaaggaggagcccgagccaGCGACGAAGAAACGAAAGGCGGCGGTCAAGGtgaaggaggaggtgaaagaggagaaggtggaggccgccgtcgagccagTCGCGACACGCAGGAGCAAACGGAGAAAGAGCGAATAGTAGGCAGCTTGGGTGCCTGTTTAGATGAACGGTTTAAAAGCCGAGTTAGCTTGAGGTACTGAAAATCAACTTTGAGCTTTGAACACCAGAATATCCTATTCGTCGAACCCCGGGAGGTCCGTTCGTATCCGAAgtccgctcccgcgccgcggcccatccgtccacgcgcgactcacccccggcgccgtccgcgcgacCGGGGGCTCGACACACTCGAGACGCGGCGTAATCGTCCCGCCCggttcgacgacgtccgcgtttgtcccgccgccgaccggcgcgtcaccttggtgagtcaccgccttcgtcgcccgGTGCGGGGATAAAGTCGTCGACGAACCTCGagaggacgagctcggcgaaccGCGGCTGCCCCCCGGGTCCCTCGCCCGGCCCGCTTCGCATCTTCAACGCGTgctgcgccccgtcgctccgcgcggggtcgacgagCCCAGCCGCGGGGGGTTTGTCCCAAACCTCCCCCaaacccccgcccccgcccccgcccccgccgcagcGACACCACTCCTCGCGCGTGTTCGACGCGATCCAAACCCCGATCCCGTGCTCGGGGAACAACGCGAGCAGCGAgtccgcgccggtcgagTCGTCCGAGCTGACGTACACAGCTGTGCACCCGCGTGTTGACGGCTGTGCACCCGTACACAGCTGTGCACCCGCCGAATCAAATCGCCTCGTCGGTCGCCGTCGCAAaccgctcgccgtcgtctcggCGACAAACCCGGAGCCGTACGCCTCGaacgccccgtcgacgccgtgccaCCGGAACGCGACGTCTGGCCCGATGAGGTCCCGCACGCTCGCCTCGGTGCGCACGAGCGTCCCATTCGGGGTCAAGAgtccggcgacgatcgcgcgcatCTCCCACGCCGTCAACCACAGCGGGGTGACGGAACTGTCGCCCGCCGACTCGTtcccctcgtccgcggcgtccgcccgACGAGACGCCGCTCGTCGAACCAACGCGCGTGtaccgtccccggcgtccgtTACGTCCGTTACGTAACGACCGgcccggacgccgtcgccgaacgcgcactcgccgacgacgacctcgcctGTTTTCGTTTTGGGCCCGGCCGCGGGTTTggccgcggcttcggcgagagcggcgtACGCGTTTCGAAACGAGCTCGGTCGCCCGCCCCGCACCGCGTCCTTCACGCCCACGCGCAGCTCGTTCAGCACGTAGGATTCGTACGACTCGTGTCCCgagacgcgttcgacgacggcggcggcgagggcgacgttgCGATCGCACTCGGCGCGATTGAGTCCGGGCggccacgcggcgacgactccggttttggctttggctttggcgacggtcgtcgtcggcttcgtcgtcgctgcgCACCCTGGGACGTCCACGAGCCCGCTGGTGTGCCTCAGGAGGTCCCCCACGGTGACTGCGCGTTTCGTGTTTGGCGTTTGGTGTTTGGATGCGAGGGCCAGCTCCGGCGGGAGGTGATCGTCCGCGTCTTGCGTCAGCTCCGGAACGCCCAAATCGTCCCGGAgtcgcgcgatggcgacggcggggaagATTTTCGCGCACGACCCGACGTCGAAcagcgtcgtcctcgggtcgacgaccgcgccgtaGTTGTTCGCgagtctcgcgcgcggagagtGCGGATCTGTTGACCACGCGACGTCGGTTCGGCGGGTCGCGTTCGTTCGTCCCGATGcgtccgagcccgcgccgcccgggggATCGAGGGACGCGTAGCCGTACGTCCTGATGtactcgcggacgacgcccgcgtccgtcgtctcccccggcgcgccgtccatcGGGACCTTCACGACGCAGACGCACGCTCCGACGATGCGCCTTTGGCGGAGGAGTCGTTCCACCGGGGCTCCGAGGCATCGCTCGAGCCAGTGCTCGTCGAATTCCCGCTTcagtcgacggcgcggcggggcgttcggctcggcgcgcgcatcgtcggcggcgggcgcgtcgtccgccggcatgcctcgcccgcgcccgcgcgccccggtcTGACGAATCATTCATTCTCGACGAGAAGGACCGCCGTGACGAAACAACAACGGCCACaccgaggctcgcgcgcgcggcatgGGCACGGATTTGGAGGCGGAGCAGCTGCTGGGGTCCaggagggaggcgaggcgcttcgcgcgcgtcgtcaagctcctcctcgccttcATGTTCGTAGCCATCGGGCTCGACTACGTGCTCTCGCGTTCCAACGATCCCGACGTAAGACGAGCCCAGGAGAAGCGGGGAGTGCGGGGTAGGATCCACAGGGTGGAGCACAGACTGGAGGACGCGTGGGAGGAAAGGTACGCCCGtcacgccgtcctcgacgaggacggcgagggaagacgacggcggacgcgacacAAGCCTTAGACGGTCGCGAGCAAAGCAGCAAAGCGTCGCGTCAGCAAATTACAAAAAAACAATCCtctctcgcgccgcctcgcctctacgcggcgacgggctcgggcgccgcaacctcctcctccaccgccgtctcctcctccgcggccgccttaCCCGACGCCTTGGTCTTCTccgccttcctcgcgccCAGACTCACGTTCCTCGCGATGAACATCGTCTTGATGCGGTCGTATATCGTCAGCGAACGCATCACCACCTCAACTTTGGAACCGAcatccgcctcgacgagctcgccgcccttgctggtgacgcccgcgtggacgtcgcTCAGCTTGCGAAAATCTCGTTTCGCCTTGTCTCCCAGACCCTCGAACGTCGTGCCGCTctgtccgccgcggtcgctgAGGAGCTCGTACGCCTCCTTGATGGCGTTGAACTTCTCCAGAGAAGAGTCCGGGTTACGATCCGGGTGTTCCGTCGCGATGAGCTTGCGGTAGACGCGCTTGACGTCAGCgggatcgtcgtcggcggcgacgccgagcgtcgccgcggcggcggcgaagcgcttGGACGTGCTCTGCTGCGCCTcgtacgcgtccaccgccatcTCGAACGAGCCCcagtcctcgacgccgaactCCAGCTCCTCGAACGGCACGTCCTTCACAACGGAGCCCGCCATGAGGTACGCCATGCCGACGGCTTCCTCGCGCATTCCGGGAAGCTTGGCCTTGATGGCGGGGACGCCCTCGATctggtcggcgccgacggcctgCTGCTCGGTCTCGGGGATGTCGCTGCCGACGGACCTGAAGAACTTCTTGGCCTGCGGGCGCGTGGGCGGACGGAGTGTGGGGGGGGGACGCCGGTCAGTCCAGGCGCGAAAAGGCGCGCTGGCCCGGGGGAAatgcgacgcgaggggtGGGATGGGTGGGCGCACCTCGTACGCCTGCTTGTCGGCTACGaccacctccgcgatggGCAGCCAGTCGCAGAGCTGCTGCACCGGCTCCGGGGAGTTGTGGCGCACGCTCAGGATGTACTCGCGGAACTCGTCGCGGTCCATCTCCTTCACGATGCGGTCGTACGCCTTGCCCTGCCGcgagacgacgtcgcgcatGGCGGCCGCCGCTTTTTTACGCGCCGCATCCTTAGCCTGCTTGGACACCGGCGCCTGCTTAGCCGCGGCCTTCTTGTCGGctttcgccgccttcttgtcggcagccttcgcggccttcttggccttgccggcgacgacgggctgGGCCGTCGCGCGAGACGCCTGCGGGGGGGTAATCGGGGCGCAAAGGTGAGCCGCGCGAAAGTCGGCATGAGAATCATTCCGGAACGAGAGGATAAGGGGGTGTGGTTCGCGGGGGGAGGTTCGCGGGCGTTCGGTGCGCACCctggcgggacgcgcgcgggtaaggcccgcggggggtgcccattgcgtggcgacgagggcgctcgaggcgaacATGGCTCGTGAGCTGACCGTGAGTGGCGCGCCCTGGTTGTCCCGACACGTCGCGCGCTTTCAGCCAGAAACGTTTTTCAGCCAGAATTTTCGGGACGTTCCCGTTTCTGACCAGCTGACGTCTCCGGTTCCACGGCGTAAATAAATAATTACACAGGTCGCACAAAAGATCCCAACCAAGATCTTGTGGATGAACGTACCTAGATTGCTTTATCGAGCGATTTTTCCAGGAGCGGCATCGCGAGACGTTGTTGCCTCTGACGAGTCAGCTAGCGCAGAGCGACACTCGAGACGACGCGGCCATGGAGGCGACGCCTGGTTCGTATCCGGCGTGAGGATGGAGGACGCCAGGTCGAGGgccaaggacgccgccgccagggcgGGCGCCAACCtgcggagcgcggcgtcgtggctgcggcgccgcgcggagcaccACCTCCTGCGCCAGAGGCCGGAATTCtgggtcgacgagcgcgtggtCAAGTCGTGCTACGGGTGCGAGCGAGAGTTTCCGGGATCGCTGCCGGGGTTCAAGCACCACTGCCGCGCGTGCGGTAAGGTGTTCTGCGGCGCGTGCAGCTCCCGCTCGCTCCACCTGCCGCgcacggacgacgacatccgcgaggagggcgtcgaacCGTCCAGGGTGTGCGATTTCTGCTTCGAGTCtcgacggggcgacgacgccaccggaGGACACGGCGCctccacgcccgcgcccgccgcggtcggcgacggcggggagaGCGTCGGGggttcgtcgtcctcgcgcgccgactcgcccgcgaacgccgccgcgcccgaccgcctcgacgacggaaatgtcccgccgcggggcgcttccaacgcggacgtcgaacgcggtcgtcgcgcgcaaATGCACCATgccatcctcgcgccgagccccgccgcgcagctcctgggatcggcggcgaggaacccggcgcggcgaaggaccgacggcgacaccgTTCCATCCTCAggatccgacgacgacgacgacgacgaggaggaagaggaggaggggaACGtgcggagggcggcggaagcgccggtggcggattcgctcggcgacgacgacgaacaaTCGATccgaccgccgtcgccgccgccgtcgccgccgtcgccgtggcgcgcgcggggggggcgacgcgcgcggcggggacgacgcccgcccgcggtgtccgatcgagcgaggcgggcggtcctcgaggcgctgcgTGACCCGACGCTTTGGACGCGAccgagctcgagccgccgacgggttTCGAACAAACGGGACGACGAACGAGGGGACGAACTCCCCGAACGCggcccggacgcgtcgaccgTGGACGCAtccagggcggcgctcgtgcgacgcgacgcgaacaACGCGTTGGACCAATCGGACGTCGACACGtggaccccgcgcgtcgcacagctggcgacgatcgcgtcgacgcgcgtcgcgcccgagcggCGTTACGCCAAATTTTTTCAATCCCCGGGCCCCGGTTGGATGCACCCTGGCGCGTACGTGCGTTGCAAGAAGATCCCGGGCGGGCACTGCGACCAATCCGGGGTGGTGGAGCGGTGCGGGGAGATGTTCGCCAAGAACGTGGCGCACAAGCGCATGCCCTCGGTTCGTCAAGGGAACGTTCGGGTCGTCCTCCTGCGCGGGGCGCTGGAGTACCAacgcgccaacgccgcgcctCGGCTCTCGTCTTTGGACACGTTGCTGGACCAGGAGCACGAGCACCTGCGCGGGGCGGTGGCCAGGATAAACGGAGTAAAAGCGGACGTCCTCGTGGTGGAGCGAACGGTGGCGAGGTTCGCTCGTGAGCTGCTGCTGGAGCGAGGGGTGAGTTTGGTAATCAACGTCAAGTCGAGTTGCGTGCGGCGGCTGGAGCGGGTgacgggcgccgtcgcggtgagcgcgctcGATCAGCTGAGGGAGGAGTGCGTCGGTCGGTGCGAGACGTTCAAGGTGGAGACGCACGATGACGTGGACACGAGTGGAGAATCGTCCTCGAACTCGGGGGGAACTAACAACAGACCCTCGGGGGAAAGAACAACGACGACGCTGATGACATTTGGCGGCTGCGcgaacgtcggcggcggatgctGCGTCCTCCTtcgaggcgcgagcgaggataagctccgcgtcgtcaaGGCTGCGGTCCGCGACGTaacgctcgcggaggctcaccggcggcgcggggcgcacTGGCGCGACTCGACGGGGCACGCGATCCGCCCGGGATTGgatcccgcgacggcggcgctgtcGTTTCGTCGGCTCAGAATCGCCGCGTGCTCGTTTTGCGCGACGACTGGACACCTCTGCGACGccccgaacgacgcgtcggagacTGTCGCGCCgtacggcgagggcgacttACCGCTCGGGGAGTTTCTCAGGGAGGCGCTGGACCCGCCCGTGGAACGCGAGCGGTGTTCCAACCCCGAGTGCGACGAGCCACCCGAGTCGCACATTCGCGTCTActacctcgccggcggccgaGCGACTCTTCGTTTGCGTCGGACACCAGGCGGGGACGAAAATGACGATAAGGACGgaaaggacgacgacgtcatcgcgcacTGGACCAGGcccagggcgcgcgcgcgagacgaggACGGGCTCGGGGCGTTGGGGCTTCGCGTGGCGACCGACTACGATTCGTCCCCTCTTAACCCGGCTCTCGATccggaggcgctggagatgAGCCTCGGACGGTTTCTGGAGACTGCGGTCGCGTCCGGCGACCCCGCGTACCTGGAACACGCGCACTTCTTCGCGACGAAAGACGCGATCGCGTGCTTCtccttcgacgccgtcgcgccgcttcgcgtgtcgccgccgacgaggatcatcgcggcggcgacgttcaaagcagtcgacgccgccgccgccgagaacgccgccgccgacgtcgaggcgagcTTCGTGTCGAacgacgccatggacgcgGACCCCGCGGGTTGCGTCGCGCGATACATGCGCGCGTCCGAGTACGCGGTtcacctcgcggccgcgcgctgggccgccgcgaaccaTCCGGCTGGGGCATCGGGTTCGTCGGGTTCGACCTCCAATAAtatcggaggaggcggctcGGGGGGAAGCCtctcccccgtcgcgacgtcgaggtcaCACAGCCGCAAGGGcagcgcgatgggcggcggggtgggtGACccggccgtcgcgcccgtcgtggaCGGACCGGACGCCATGCTTCTCCCGGATCGATCGCACCTCAGGCACGTCTTCGCGGGGAATGACGCGGGGATGAATTCTCGGGCGAATTCTTCGGCCCCCCCTTCCGCTCGGAGgaccgcggtgacggcgtaCTACCCGCTCCAGTTCGACGCGCTGCGCAAGGCGACGTtgggggacggcgacgaggggtacgccgcgtcgctcgcgtccgtcgccaagtgggacggcggcgccaaggGTGGCAAATCCGGTTCGTCGTTTGGGAAAACCAGGGACGATCGGTTCATCGTCAAGCAACTCAgtcgcgtcgagctcaacgcgttcctcgccgatTTCGGCCCGGCGTACTTcaagcacgcgcgcgagtcgctcGATCGTTCGAACGGTTCCACGTGTCTCGCGAGGATCCTCGGCGCCTACCAGGTGGccgtcggcgaaggcgccgacggtgagGATCCGGCTATCATCGACTTCATCGTCATGGAAAACTTATTCCGCGGTCGAGACGTTTTCGATCCGCGGTGGCTGACGTACGACCTCAAGGGTTCGCTTCGCGCGAGGTACAACGTCGatgacgccggtgacgacgtgggggacgacgccgacgccgatgcgcGTGatctcggccgcgtcgccgccgtcttgcTCGACGAGAATCTCCAGCGTCGACTCGCCACGCATCCGATTCTGTGCGACGTCGAGTCCAAATCCGAGCTGGACTGCGCTCTCGCGAGGGAcaccgcgttcctcgcgaaCGAGGGGGTGATGGACTACTCCCTGCTGGCGGGTGTCGATCGCGCCAGCGGCGAGttggtcgtcggcgtcgtggacTACCTTCGGCTGTACACGTGGGACAAGCAGCTCGAGTCGTACGTCAAGTACACCGGCGTTTTAGGCGGCGGAGTGGCGGCGGAACCGACCGTGATATCGCCCGTGCAGTACCGGCGACGGTTTCGcaaggcgatggcgcgctatttcgtcgtcgtccccgcgtgACTGACGTCGATTTGTGGGACGATTCGTTCGTTCGAGTCACAAAGTCGAATGCTTTCAACGTAATTTAGGTTAGGTTCCCAATAACATCACTTGTTACGGTTCTGGAACTCCCGCATGAGCTCGGCGGaatcgacgccgacgtccgctccgagcccgacgccgtAGTCGCCCATCCCTCCCTGCACCTTATCCCCCCGGACCTCGCGCCTGCGCTGGTAGCTTCCGTCCTCGGCCCTCTCGAATCCCCTCGGCCGCTCCCGATCCCTGGAAAATCCCGCCCGGTCTGACGTCCCCCCGCGGCTCTCCCGATAGCCGCCcgggccgtcgcgcccgccccgggtCTCGtaacccccgcgcccgccgccgccgcgcccgccgccgccgccgccgcgctggtactgaccgcgcccgccgccgccgcctcgcgggcCGCCGGTCGATCCCCTCCGATCCCCGCCGTAAgagtcgccgccgaaacGGTCACCGCCATAAAATCCGCCGCCGtatccggcgccgccgccgaagccgccgccgcgcccgccgccgttcagctccgcgtcgatccgtcgtctcgcgtcgccggggtccTCGAGCCACGGCTCCACGGCGGGACCCTCCACGACGGCTTCCCTGTTGCCCTTGGCGCGGTCGAATTCGTCAAAGTTTTCTCGACGCTGGACGTTGAAGGAGAAAAAATCAGACGCCGCCACCACGCGGGAGTCGCCCTTGGCCCTGGACGCCTCGCGCACCAAACCCTCGACCAGGCTGGattccgccgcggccgcggcttTGGGGTCATCCGGAGCCTCCTCGGggagcacgtcgtcgtcgtcgacgtcgtcgtctttCGGCGAAACCTTTCTGTGTGCGTTGtgatcggcggcggacccgttGTTGTTCGGGACGTCGCCTCGGGTGTTCGCGGTTCCGTACCGGTTGCTGAAGTGCGTGAGGAGCAGGTTCCTGGCCTTGATCATCCGCGCGAACTCGccggccatcgcggacgtggagTGGCCCTTGAACACCGCCTCGCCGTGCTTAGCCTCCGAAAACGTCGACTCGTGAACGAGGACGTCGCATCCCATCG encodes:
- a CDS encoding predicted protein, with product MFASSALVATQWAPPAGLTRARPARVRTERPRTSPREPHPLILSFRNDSHADFRAAHLCAPITPPQASRATAQPVVAGKAKKAAKAADKKAAKADKKAAAKQAPVSKQAKDAARKKAAAAMRDVVSRQGKAYDRIVKEMDRDEFREYILSVRHNSPEPVQQLCDWLPIAEVVVADKQAYEAKKFFRSVGSDIPETEQQAVGADQIEGVPAIKAKLPGMREEAVGMAYLMAGSVVKDVPFEELEFGVEDWGSFEMAVDAYEAQQSTSKRFAAAAATLGVAADDDPADVKRVYRKLIATEHPDRNPDSSLEKFNAIKEAYELLSDRGGQSGTTFEGLGDKAKRDFRKLSDVHAGVTSKGGELVEADVGSKVEVVMRSLTIYDRIKTMFIARNVSLGARKAEKTKASGKAAAEEETAVEEEVAAPEPVAA
- a CDS encoding predicted protein → MPADDAPAADDARAEPNAPPRRRLKREFDEHWLERCLGAPVERLLRQRRIVGACVCVVKVPMDGAPGETTDAGVVREYIRTYGYASLDPPGGAGSDASGRTNATRRTDVAWSTDPHSPRARLANNYGAVVDPRTTLFDVGSCAKIFPAVAIARLRDDLGVPELTQDADDHLPPELALASKHQTPNTKRAVTVGDLLRHTSGLVDVPGCAATTKPTTTVAKAKAKTGVVAAWPPGLNRAECDRNVALAAAVVERVSGHESYESYVLNELRVGVKDAVRGGRPSSFRNAYAALAEAAAKPAAGPKTKTGEVVVGECAFGDGVRAGRYVTDVTDAGDGTRALVRRAASRRADAADEGNESAGDSSVTPLWLTAWEMRAIVAGLLTPNGTLVRTEASVRDLIGPDVAFRWHGVDGAFEAYGSGFVAETTASGLRRRPTRRFDSAGAQLCTGAQPSTRGCTAVYVSSDDSTGADSLLALFPEHGIGVWIASNTREEWCRCGGGGGGGGGLGEVWDKPPAAGLVDPARSDGAQHALKMRSGPGEGPGGQPRFAELVLSRFVDDFIPAPGDEGGDSPR
- a CDS encoding predicted protein, whose protein sequence is MEDARSRAKDAAARAGANLRSAASWLRRRAEHHLLRQRPEFWVDERVVKSCYGCEREFPGSLPGFKHHCRACGKVFCGACSSRSLHLPRTDDDIREEGVEPSRVCDFCFESRRGDDATGGHGASTPAPAAVGDGGESVGGSSSSRADSPANAAAPDRLDDGNVPPRGASNADVERGRRAQMHHAILAPSPAAQLLGSAARNPARRRTDGDTVPSSGSDDDDDDEEEEEEGNVRRAAEAPVADSLGDDDEQSIRPPSPPPSPPSPWRARGGRRARRGRRPPAVSDRARRAVLEALRDPTLWTRPSSSRRRVSNKRDDERGDELPERGPDASTVDASRAALVRRDANNALDQSDVDTWTPRVAQLATIASTRVAPERRYAKFFQSPGPGWMHPGAYVRCKKIPGGHCDQSGVVERCGEMFAKNVAHKRMPSVRQGNVRVVLLRGALEYQRANAAPRLSSLDTLLDQEHEHLRGAVARINGVKADVLVVERTVARFARELLLERGVSLVINVKSSCVRRLERVTGAVAVSALDQLREECVGRCETFKVETHDDVDTSGESSSNSGGTNNRPSGERTTTTLMTFGGCANVGGGCCVLLRGASEDKLRVVKAAVRDVTLAEAHRRRGAHWRDSTGHAIRPGLDPATAALSFRRLRIAACSFCATTGHLCDAPNDASETVAPYGEGDLPLGEFLREALDPPVERERCSNPECDEPPESHIRVYYLAGGRATLRLRRTPGGDENDDKDGKDDDVIAHWTRPRARARDEDGLGALGLRVATDYDSSPLNPALDPEALEMSLGRFLETAVASGDPAYLEHAHFFATKDAIACFSFDAVAPLRVSPPTRIIAAATFKAVDAAAAENAAADVEASFVSNDAMDADPAGCVARYMRASEYAVHLAAARWAAANHPAGASGSSGSTSNNIGGGGSGGSLSPVATSRSHSRKGSAMGGGVGDPAVAPVVDGPDAMLLPDRSHLRHVFAGNDAGMNSRANSSAPPSARRTAVTAYYPLQFDALRKATLGDGDEGYAASLASVAKWDGGAKGGKSGSSFGKTRDDRFIVKQLSRVELNAFLADFGPAYFKHARESLDRSNGSTCLARILGAYQVAVGEGADGEDPAIIDFIVMENLFRGRDVFDPRWLTYDLKGSLRARYNVDDAGDDVGDDADADARDLGRVAAVLLDENLQRRLATHPILCDVESKSELDCALARDTAFLANEGVMDYSLLAGVDRASGELVVGVVDYLRLYTWDKQLESYVKYTGVLGGGVAAEPTVISPVQYRRRFRKAMARYFVVVPA
- a CDS encoding predicted protein, whose amino-acid sequence is MGTDLEAEQLLGSRREARRFARVVKLLLAFMFVAIGLDYVLSRSNDPDVRRAQEKRGVRGRIHRVEHRLEDAWEERYARHAVLDEDGEGRRRRTRHKP